One genomic region from Longimicrobiales bacterium encodes:
- a CDS encoding class I SAM-dependent methyltransferase, with product MVENSFWEQPDVVEQFASRAPDHRLLRLIDDYADPASTRVLDLGCAGGRNTVLLAERGFDVRALDASRSMVERTRTRLADVLGPEQARERVRVGSMDDLSAFSDSSFDLVVALGVYHGAQSVAEWNRALAETTRVLRAGGRLLVNHFTPEVDLTGEGVRPVEGEPGVYEGLPGNRSVLMDADELDHAMARYGLLPVLPSETVRVQTERGRRVSVNALYRRV from the coding sequence ATGGTCGAGAATTCCTTCTGGGAACAGCCCGACGTAGTAGAGCAGTTCGCGTCGCGGGCGCCAGATCACCGGCTGCTCCGCCTGATCGACGACTACGCCGATCCTGCCAGCACCAGGGTGCTCGATCTCGGCTGTGCAGGCGGACGGAACACGGTGCTGCTGGCCGAGCGCGGGTTCGACGTCCGGGCGCTGGATGCCTCCCGGTCGATGGTCGAGCGAACGAGGACGCGCCTCGCCGATGTCCTCGGGCCCGAGCAGGCGCGCGAACGCGTCAGGGTCGGCTCGATGGATGACCTGTCGGCCTTTTCGGACTCGTCGTTCGATCTCGTGGTCGCGCTCGGCGTGTATCATGGCGCTCAGAGCGTGGCGGAGTGGAACCGCGCACTCGCGGAGACCACGCGCGTGCTGCGCGCGGGAGGCCGGCTCCTGGTCAACCACTTCACACCGGAGGTCGACCTCACCGGTGAGGGCGTGCGTCCCGTTGAGGGCGAGCCCGGCGTGTACGAGGGATTGCCGGGGAACCGCAGTGTCCTCATGGACGCTGACGAGCTGGACCATGCGATGGCGCGATACGGCCTCCTGCCGGTCCTGCCGAGCGAAACGGTGCGGGTGCAGACAGAGCGAGGGCGGCGTGTGAGCGTGAATGCGCTGTATCGTCGGGTGTAG